The following proteins are co-located in the Vanessa cardui chromosome 15, ilVanCard2.1, whole genome shotgun sequence genome:
- the LOC124535800 gene encoding juvenile hormone esterase-like → MWYLFMCLLFLLGRTTSELDSRLVEITQGPVRGYKDPIEDIFVFYGIPYAKAPTGPQRFKEPLPPPIWVQTLEAVDNGIICPQFKAPTVADRFLPKDKIMQEDCLIANIYVPNTDKKDLPVVVYVHGGGFIVGHGNYVTPKKFVNNRNIIAVTFNYRLGAHGFLCLGTKDIPGNAGMKDQVALLQWVQKNIKSFRGNPNDVTLAGYSAGSASVDLIILSKMAKGLFNKVIAESGVNISPFSVQMDPSKNAKEYARSIGFENVDDINELQDFFKTIPYDLLQSANVLYRTDSEFLTAPCVERDVGQVRFLEDSPVNIIKSGNSLKLPILYGFAEMEGAFRIDLFDHTKDELNANFTDFMPSDLTFKNMEEKHDIANRVRRFYFGDKPISDNTVIEHVDLFTDIVFACPTLRTLKNQVKAGNNQIYLYEYSFVDESTPLIPYTNVRGANHCAQTNAVMDGVNMTLSDESSISEDFKKIKGLMRDLWAKFITTGKPESQWVPRWPTAGEKGSPHMCLKMNPELRDTSPSVRCQLWEEIYEKHYRHPIMPSHPTMHNEL, encoded by the exons ATGTGGTACTTATTTATGTGTCTGTTGTTTCTATTGGGAAGAACAACATCGGAGTTAGATTCTCGATTGGTGGAAATCACACAGGGCCCTGTACGAGGCTACAAAGACCCTATCGAggacatatttgttttttatggtattccATACGCTAAGGCCCCAACCGGTCCACAAAGGTTCAAG gaaCCGCTACCGCCACCGATATGGGTTCAGACATTGGAAGCTGTAGACAACGGAATTATATGTCCACAATTTAAAGCACCTACGGTGGCTGACCGATTCCTGCCGAAGGACAAAATAATGCAAGAAGACTGCcttattgcaaatatttatgTGCCTAATACAGATAAGAAAGACCTGCCGGTCGTCGTTTACGTTCACGGTGGCGGCTTTATCGTTGGCCACGGGAATTACGTCACTCCGAAAAAGTTCGTCAATAATAGAAACATAATTGCGGTAACATTTAACTATAGGCTTGGAGCGCATGGATTTCTGTGCTTGGGCACGAAAGATATTCCTGGTAACGCAGGAATGAAGGATCAAGTGGCATTGTTGCAATGGGTacagaaaaacattaaaagtttCCGAGGTAATCCTAATGACGTCACTCTAGCCGGATACAGCGCCGGCTCAGCGTCGGTCGACCTCATAATACTATCGAAAATGGCAAAAGGATTATTTAATAAGGTTATTGCGGAGAGCGGTGTTAATATTTCACCATTTAGTGTACAAATGGATCCATCTAAAAACGCTAAAGAGTACGCCCGAAGTATaggttttgaaaatgttgacgATATTAATGAATtgcaagatttttttaaaacaattcctTATGATCTGTTACAATCGGCTAATGTTTTGTATAGAACAGATTCAGAGTTTTTAACCGCGCCGTGCGTAGAGCGCGACGTTGGACAAGTGAGATTCCTAGAAGACAGTCCCGTTAACATAATCAAGAGTGGTAACTCTCTCAAACTTCCCATATTATATGGGTTTGCTGAGATGGAAGGAGCGTTCCGTATCGATCTTTTTGATCACACAAAAGATGAACTCAACGCCAACTTTACAGACTTTATGCCCAGTGatttaacgtttaaaaatatggaAGAGAAACACGATATAGCGAATAGGGTAAGGCGTTTCTACTTCGGAGACAAGCCCATATCCGACAACACAGTGATAGAACACGTTGATTTATTCACTGATATTGTATTCGCGTGTCCAACGTTGCGGACACTGAAAAATCAGGTAAAAGCGGGGAATAATCAGATATATTTGTATGAGTACTCCTTTGTCGACGAGAGCACACCACTAATACCGTACACAAACGTACGCGGAGCGAATCATTGCGCTCAAACGAATGCTGTCATGGATGGAGTTAACATGACCCTCTCGGACGAAAGTTCGATCTCCGAAGATTTCAAAAAAATCAAGGGCTTGATGCGGGACCTTTGGGCAAAGTTTATTACAACAGG AAAGCCTGAAAGTCAGTGGGTACCAAGATGGCCGACAGCAGGGGAGAAGGGTTCCCCTCATATGTGTTTGAAGATGAACCCAGAACTTCGTGACACATCGCCCTCAGTCCGGTGTCAACTATGGGAAGAAATCTATGAAAAACACTACCGGCATCCCATAATGCCTTCACACCCCACAATGCACAATGAGCTTTGA
- the LOC124535604 gene encoding speckle targeted PIP5K1A-regulated poly(A) polymerase-like codes for MDTLPQPAECRKVIVTGYPSYTQPQDLTKIFSSYGTVKVVKINNKFAVLEFKDADEAKCAIEDSNQIIIYGEFLTVEQYSSKSEPTTPKRQFTHSKNKVSKIVEPRALELSGDFHQQLAGLLGAVRLAQDEVAALAQLYHDLEQALQQSWPGCVAMPFGSITTGLGIKTSDADCFINVPPNLRHPNANYVIKAKRILHQYPHIFAEILAIPRANTPIVKFFHIPTETNCDVTFKTPLGSQNSKLIAFLLHADPRLVPMAVVVKYWARVHGLSGTGKLTNYALTMLIIFYLQQPPVSILPSVEWLQRDADNDIIVDHWNTGFMHHHDRLPESTNTSSISELLGGFFQYYSTFNFNDLVVCPFLGSPIKKDLFKDLSLLPKELGRYVSNIRDRLTSPMRFTTAMCVQDPFELCHNVASPVTSRLAFEIKEFFRFAAAAYDKEKLNNCKGLFQMILIQKPKISNGKLHPEFRVVIYPHIIQNIINPDWKSVITEVLKKVFEQICKIKLVRIEEKANNSGKKQKEKYLAVVDKPIWKRHQFSKLYNLMHLDFLQRQTRITEEILNVEKQQYNLQFRLTLTFSQEPKNAAACIKLIEGDPVVFREFGKFFVSSMHNWFVTLIKPELKPREKKPGVTGPKVVNSVDDKSTESDVIISVEGLNITGDINSVTDKKAKSEEDLNISMSQTDNSEKSLAGDSKVVENTNDTNKDNVECVTP; via the exons ATGGATACCCTGCCACAGCCAGCTGAATGTAGGAAAGTTATTGTTACAG GATACCCAAGTTACACTCAGCCTCAGGATCTcacgaaaatattttcaagctATGGAACTGTGaaagttgtaaaaataaataacaaatttgctGTTCTCGAGTTCAAAGATGCGGACGAAGCTAAATGTGCCATAGAGGACtccaatcaaattataatatatgggGAATTCTTGACCGTTGAGCAGTACTCCTCAAAGTCGGAACCGACGACGCCCAAGCGGCAATTCACGCATAGCAAGAACAAAG TGAGTAAGATAGTGGAGCCTCGTGCGCTGGAGCTGTCGGGCGACTTCCATCAGCAGCTGGCCGGGCTGCTGGGCGCCGTTCGCCTGGCGCAGGATGAGGTGGCGGCACTGGCACAGCTCTACCACGACCTGGAGCAAGCACTGCAGCAGTCCTGGCCCG GGTGCGTGGCTATGCCGTTCGGCTCTATAACTACGGGCCTGGGGATTAAAACGAGCGATGCGGACTGCTTCATCAACGTGCCGCCAAACCTGCGCCACCCAAACGCCAACTACGTCATCAAAGCGAAGCGAATCCTCCACCAGTACCCCCACATCTTCGCGGAGATACTCGCCATCCCCCGGGCCAACACCCCCATCGTGAAATTCTTCCACATCCCCACGGAGACCAACTGCGACGTGACGTTCAAGACCCCGCTGGGCTCGCAGAACAGCAAACTGATCGCCTTCTTGCTCCACGCCGACCCTCGACTGGTCCCCATGGCGGTGGTGGTCAAGTACTGGGCTCGCGTGCACGGCCTGTCGGGAACCGGCAAGCTGACCAACTACGCTCTCACCATGCTCATCATCTTCTACCTTCAGCAGCCGCCGGTCAGCATCCTGCCGTCCGTTGAGTGGCTGCAGCGGGACGCCGACAACGACATCATCGTGGACCACTGGAACACCGGGTTCATGCACCACCACGACCGCTTGCCCGAGTCCACCAATACCTCGTCTATATCAGAACTGCTTGGAGGATTCTTTCAGTACTATTCTACTTTCAACTTTAATGACCTGGTCGTCTGTCCATTCTTGGGAAGCCCCATAAAGAAAGACTTGTTCAAAGATCTGAGTCTCCTACCGAAGGAACTCGGAAGGTATGTGAGTAATATTCGAGACCGGTTGACCAGTCCGATGAGGTTTACGACAGCGATGTGCGTTCAGGATCCCTTCGAACTCTGCCACAACGTGGCGTCGCCGGTCACCAGTCGGCTCGCCTTCGAAATTAAAGAATTCTTCAGGTTTGCAGCGGCGGCCTACGATAAGGAAAAACTCAACAATTGCAAGGGCCTATTTCAGATGATTCTAATTCAGAAACCGAAAATTTCAAATGGAAAATTACATCCTGAATTTCGAGTGGTCATTTACCCGCACattatacaaaacattataaacCCAGACTGGAAATCGGTCATCACGGAAGTTCTGAAGAAGGTGTTCGAACAGATATGCAAGATTAAATTAGTGAGAATCGAGGAAAAAGCAAACAATTCGGGGAAGAAACAGAAGGAGAAGTACTTAGCCGTTGTAGACAAACCTATATGGAAGAGGCACCAGTTCTcaaaactttacaatttaatgCATCTAGACTTTCTACAGAGGCAAACGCGCATAacggaagaaatattaaacgtCGAGAAGCAACAGTACAACCTCCAATTCAGGTTGACTTTAACATTTTCTCAGGAACCGAAAAATGCGGCtgcttgtataaaattaatcgaGGGAGATCCTGTCGTTTTCCGAGAATTCGGTAAATTCTTCGTATCGAGTATGCATAATTGGTTCGTTACTTTAATAAAACCGGAACTAAAACCGCGTGAAAAAAAACCGGGTGTCACCGGACCTAAAGTTGTAAATAGTGTCGATGATAAAAGTACAGAATCTGATGTTATAATTAGTGTTGAAGGCTTAAATATAACTGGTGATATAAATAGTGTCACAGATAAAAAAGCAAAAAGCGAAGAAGATCTCAATATAAGCATGTCTCAGACAGACAATTCTGAAAAAAGCTTGGCAGGAGATTCTAAAGTGGTTGAAAATACAAATGACACCAATAAAGACAATGTAGAATGCGTAACTCCTTGA
- the LOC124535765 gene encoding terminal uridylyltransferase Tailor-like has translation METNDSIYDTSKLSFEGDFDEQVQEIMKHVRLTKHEVENLQILLDDLHKTFNEVWPGCIVNGFGSIVTGLGIKTSDIDCYVQLPRWLYPPNASFVMKARNILRRRHWIFQKLFAITNAKVPIVKFYHAPTERCCDLNFSSSAGVRNSQLIAYLLDIDNRILYLSILIKYWSKVHKLTGLNLMPNYCLTMMVMFYLQQKNILPSIIHLQQNVDEHLVDNWNTAYREVNHVNNNEETLYQLLGGFFEYYNNFKYSKYIICPFIGKPVEREVFLQLDTVPAEFSLYKINVAKSSQCKPIRLDTVLCVQDPFEHNRNCAVAVHPKLAQHIMSHFNRATDIYNNNNEVNFLKTLLLRTDNTPAAKNKPKKPATFNGVKKQYKVNQNLRQNIKCITKNIFKGKNKGINR, from the exons ATGGAAACAAATg ACAGTATATATGATACATCAAAGCTATCGTTCGAGGGCGATTTTGATGAACAGGTTCAAGAAATAATGAAACATGTGAGACTTACAAAGCATGAAGTGGAAAATTTGCAAATATTGTTGGACGATTTACACAAAACTTTTAATGAAGTTTGGCCAG GTTGCATTGTCAACGGTTTTGGTTCAATAGTCACGGGACTTGGAATAAAAACAAGTGATATAGATTGCTATGTGCAGCTCCCGAGGTGGCTCTATCCTCCAAATGCATCATTTGTTATGAAAGCTAGAAATATATTGAGAAGGCGTCATTGGATATTCCAAAAATTATTTGCAATAACCAATGCCAAAGTGCCTATTGTTAAGTTTTATCACGCTCCAACAGAAAGATGCTGTGATTTAAACTTTAGTAGCTCCGCTGGAGTGCGAAATAGCCAGTTAATTGcttatttattagatatagaCAATAGAATATTATACTTGTCAATTCTTATTAAGTACTGGTCCAAGGTACATAAGCTGACTGGTCTTAACTTGATGCCAAATTATTGTCTGACGATGATGGTGATGTTTTACTTACAGCAAAAGAATATTTTGCCCTCCATTATACATTTACAACAAAATGTTGATGAACACCTTGTAGATAACTGGAATACAGCATATCGTGAAGTTAATCATGTGAATAATAATGAAGAAACATTATATCAATTGCTCGGAGGGTTTTTtgaatactataataattttaaatattctaaatatattatatgtcctTTTATTGGTAAGCCAGTGGAAAGAGAGGTTTTTTTACAATTAGATACAGTGCCAGCAGAGTTttcactttataaaataaatgtagcaAAGAGTAGCCAATGTAAACCAATAAGACTAGACACTGTTTTGTGCGTGCAAGACCCATTTGAGCACAACAGAAACTGTGCAGTTGCTGTGCATCCTAAATTAGCACAACACATAATGTCTCACTTCAATAGAGCaacagatatttataataacaataatgaagtaaattttctcaaaacattattattaagaacaGATAACACTCCGGCTGCTAAAAACAAACCTAAGAAACCTGCAACATTCAATGGAGTCAAGAAACAGTACAAAGTTAATCAGAACCTacgacaaaatataaaatgtattacaaaaaatatatttaaagggaaaaataaaggaattaacAGATAA